The Desulfonatronospira thiodismutans ASO3-1 DNA segment GCACGGCAACACTCTGTCGCATGTATCTGTCAAACACTCCATCTGGATCGTGATTAAACTTCCACCCCCTCATTAAATCCAGGTCACGGTGTAACTCCCCTCCTTAGCCAAGGAGGGGAGCACATCGAGGCACGGCAACACTCTGTCGCATGCATCTGTCAAACACTCCATCTGGATCGTGATTAAACTTCCACCCCCTCATTAAATCCAGGTCACGGTGTAGCTCCCCTCCTTAACCAAGGAGGGGCCGGGGGTGGTTGTAACCGATCCCTTCCTTATTTCGGATGTTTCCCCCTCTTTCCCCCTGCTCTACGCTCCATGCCCCATGCCCTATGCCCTCTTCCCCATGCCCCATGCCTGCCCCGTGAAACAGCCCAAAGGGCTCCCTGTCGTAGACAGGGGTTTCACCTGGGCCCCATGCCCCATGCCCTATGCCCCACACCCCCAATCCCTAAATTCCCCAATTCCCCAATTCCCCAATCCCCCAATCCCTAAATCCCTAAATCCCCAAATCCCCAAATCCCCCAACCCCCTAAATCAAAACGAATTCTCCCTTAAATACCTCCTGAACCCCTTGATCTGTTTCCGGCATTCCCCGGCCAGATGGTACACCCTGGAAAACTGATCCCTGTTCAGATACTGGCAATCCCAGGCCCTGTACAACTGGGACTGTACCTCCCCACAAGATCTCTGTGAATACCCCAGGAACCTGACAAACTCCCTGGAGCTCCCGTCATCAAAGCCCTCGGCAATATTATCCATGATGGAGCCCGAAGACCTGGATATCTGATCCTTGAGGCTGAAGTCCCTTCTGAATCTCTCCTGATGAATAATCTGCTGCACCTCCTGGCACAACTCCCTGGCAACCTGCCAGCAAGGCAGTTCCTCAAAATACTTGTATCCCATCCTGATCCTCCTATGTTTTTTTGCCTACTACCCCTCCCTGCCCAACACATCAACAACAAAATCCCCCCAATTCCCAAATCCCTAAATTCCTAAATTCCTAAATCCCCCCAATTCCCCAATCCCCAATTCTCCAATCCCCCCAATCCCTAAATTCCCCAATCCCCCAATTCCTCAATTCCTCAATTCCTAAATTCCTAAATCCCCCAATCCCAAATTATTCCTAAAGTATTTCCCAC contains these protein-coding regions:
- a CDS encoding four helix bundle protein, whose product is MGYKYFEELPCWQVARELCQEVQQIIHQERFRRDFSLKDQISRSSGSIMDNIAEGFDDGSSREFVRFLGYSQRSCGEVQSQLYRAWDCQYLNRDQFSRVYHLAGECRKQIKGFRRYLRENSF